From a single Gavia stellata isolate bGavSte3 chromosome 5, bGavSte3.hap2, whole genome shotgun sequence genomic region:
- the RTKN gene encoding LOW QUALITY PROTEIN: rhotekin (The sequence of the model RefSeq protein was modified relative to this genomic sequence to represent the inferred CDS: inserted 2 bases in 1 codon) — translation MFCRNQRSRVTVARGSALEMEIRRGRCRLSLLADSAQDTEIQRKMERELRLREGACKLLAACSRREQALEAAKSLLVCNSRVLAYMAELQRRKEAQVLRRTARRPSDAGPTDERLPCRGTVCVSDLRIPLMWKDTEYFRNKGELHRCAVFCLLQLGAEIHDTPMVLVDRTLTDICFESAVLFSEAGPDFELKVELYSAGLAGGAAQGSTPRKLATRLSTSLGRSAGKRVRAAMDGGPGSPPGNGATGPLLLPAPSVPGPKFHLLAHAVLSLAEVQDGFRTHDLAIASNEESSFWLPLYGSMCCRLAAQPRCMAAPVTSGFLRLQQPGADAQSGARLYCVLRGTDLLCYHDPGEAEAGLEPALTIAVNKETRIRATEXGRGAGSPTAMAVTNRYGGEEVTHTLLAESRAEAQRWMEAFWQHFYDMSQWKQCCDELMRIEVPPPRRPPAVLPRQGSLYHEMALPGPAVPPSACEGLLLQDNAVSAEIRALLSSYYSDR, via the exons ATGTTCTGCCGCAACCAGCGGAGCCGGGTGACCGTGGCCCGTGGCTCGGCGCTGGAGATGGAGATCCGTCGTGGCCGCTGCCGGCTCAGCCTCCTGGCCGACTCCGCGCAG GACACGGAGATCCAGCGGAAGATGGAGCGGGAGCTGCGGCTGCGGGAGGGGGCCTGCAAGCTGCTGGCCGCATGCAGCCGGCGGGAGCAGGCGCTGGAGGctgccaagagcctcctggTCTGCAACAGCCGCGTCCTGGCCTACATGGCCGAGCTGCAGCGCAGGAAGGAGGCGCAGGTGTTGCGACGGACGGCCAGGCG CCCCTCGGACGCCGGCCCCACGGATGAGCgcctgccctgccggggcaCCGTCTGCGTCTCAG accTGCGCATCCCGCTGATGTGGAAGGACACGGAGTACTTCAGGAACAAGGGAG agCTGCACCGCTGCGCCGtcttctgcctgctgcagctgggggcaGAGATCCACGACACCCCCATGGTGCTGGTGGACCGGACCCTCACCGACATCTGCTTCGAGAGCGCCGTCCTCTT CTCGGAGGCCGGTCCCGACTTCGAGCTGAAAGTGGAGCTGTACAgcgcggggctggcggggggggcggcgcaGGGCAGCACCCCCAGGAAGCTGGCCACCCGCCTCAGCACCTCCCTGGGACGCTCCGCCGGCAAGCGGGTGCGCGCCGCCATGGACGGGGGTCCCGGCAGCCCACCGGGTAACGGCGCCACCGGACCCCTCCTGCTGCCGGCCCCCAGCGTGCC GGGCCCCAAGTTCCACTTGCTGGCACACGCCGTCCTCTCCCTGGCCGAGGTGCAGGACGGCTTCCGCACCCACGACCTCGCCATCGCCAGCAACG AGGAGAGCTCCTTCTGGCTGCCCCTCTACGGCAGCATGTGTTGCCGCCTGGCTGCCCAGCCCCGCTGCATGGCCGCCCCGGTGACGAGCGGCTTCCTCCGGCTGCAG CAGCCGGGGGCCGATGCGCAGAGCGGGGCCCGTCTGTACTGCGTCCTGCGCGGCACCGACCTCCTCTGCTACCACGACCCCGGCGAGGCCGAGGCCGGGCTGGAGCCGGCTCTCACCATCGCCGTCAACAAG GAGACACGCATCCGCGCGACGGA CGGGAGGGGCGCGGGCAGCCCCACGGCAATGGCCGTCACCAACCGCTACGGCGGCGAGGAGGTGACCCACACGCTGCTGGCCGAGAGCCGCGCCGAGGCGCAGCGATGGATGGAGGCCTTCTGGCAGCACTTCTACGACATGA GTCAGTGGAAGCAGTGCTGCGACGAGCTGATGAGGATCGaggtgccgccgccgcgccggccgcCCGCCGTGCTGCCCCGGCAAGGCTCGCTCTACCACGAGATGG ccctgcctggcccgGCCGTGCCCCCCTCCGCCTGCGAagggctcctgctgcaggatAACGCCGTCTCGGCGGAGATCCgggctctgctctcctcctaTTACAGCGACAGGTGA
- the LOC132317043 gene encoding drebrin-like, whose protein sequence is MAAPGLERHRLALLAAKEDVGNPRAGTNWAVFAYEKHHDLKLLDSGAGGPDELAEKFSSTSIMYGLCRVPDPGTGAHRIVLISWVGEKTPESQREACAGHLPAIRDFFREASVVLSARRAEEVTQEGLSRALAQLAPAAAPTLARRVPPPDAQELVGTNYRKTNPALEIRRTKRDSFWAQAEREEEQRKEEERRRAMEERKRWERERMEEERREAAERELRFRERERMIEEQRKEQARLEAEERRKEKARWEQQQREHEEAMRDRSRRSESIEKAAEAAVLVSQRSQNPRDFFRQRERSGSTSGTPLPAAPLGTKPGARRPFLRYQRSLTESAFIFRRPDPPPSPGPLHHGAFPAAAPPSPRRPQPPLPTSPTGKGTPPCATLGTPTSPMGNGTPTSPMATGTPQCATTGTPPSPMGRGTPPCATLGTPTSPMGNGTPTSPMATGTPQCATTGTPTSPTGRGTPPCATLGTPPSPMGTGTPPCATTGTPASPTGRGTPPCATLGTPPSPARAGPPHATSPIGTRPPPCATLESPPSPVGAGAPPLASPTGPAPPPPCAPWGPPSPVGAGAGPPPTMPGPGPLPPASPPRTGCPPAPPGSGSPDSTCGAEPLPPRSTPGLGSPGNPPWQPPPGTEAAVTLPPPSPPSTLQDEDGPPPDTYPLPSPPAWRVGQELAQGDSGHNGIGGHEQGGWPAPWERGPPPGEGDEPSDSIFPPQPLHKPKPGFALLLARDAPHPQLPGGTSPPAEDEDLSPHAV, encoded by the exons atggcggccccggggctggagcGGCACCGGCTGGCGCTGCTGGCGGCCAAGGAGGACGTGGGCAACCCCCGGGCCGGGACCAACTG GGCCGTCTTTGCCTACGAGAAGCACCATGACCTCAAGCTGCTGGACTCCGGAG CCGGGGGTCCGGATGAGCTTGCCGAAAAGTTCTCCAGCACCAGCATCATGTACGGGCTGTGCCGCGTCCCAGACCCCGGCACCGGCGCTCACCGCATCGTCCTCATCAGCTGG GTCGGGGAGAAGACACCGGAGTCCCAACGTGAGGCGTGTGCCGGGCACCTGCCCGCCATCAGAGACTTCTTTAGG GAGGCCAGCGTGGTGCTGAGCGCCCGCCGCGCCGAGGAGGTGACGCAGGAGGGGCTGAGCCGAGCGTTGGCACAGctggcccccgccgccgcccccacCCTCGCCAGGAGGGTGCCCCCCCCAGATGCCCAGGAACTGGTG GGCACCAACTACCGCAAGACCAACCCGGCGCTGGAGATCCGCCGCACCAAGCGGGACTCCTTCTGGGCCCAGGCCGAG CGCGAGGAGGAGCAGCGCAAGGAGgaggagcggcggcgggcgaTGGAGGAGCGCAAGCGCTGGGAGCGGGAGCggatggaggaggagaggcgGGAGGCGGCCGAGCGCGAGCTCCGCTTCAGGGAGAGGGAGCGGATGATCGAGGAGCAGCG GAAGGAGCAGGCGCGGCTGGAGGCGGAGGAGCGGAGGAAGGAGAAGGCGCGATGG gagcagcagcagcgggagcACGAGGAGGCCATGCGGGACCGCAGCCGGCGCAGCGAGTCCATCGAGAAGGCGGCC gaggcGGCCGTCCTGGTCTCCCAGCGCTCGCAGAACCCGCGGGATTTCTTCCGGCAGCGGGAGCGCTCGGGGTCCACCTCTGGCaccccgctgcccgccgcccccctcgGCACCAAGCCCG GTGCCCGGCGGCCATTCCTGCGGTACCAGCGCAGCCTGACGGAGTCGGCCTTCATCTTCCGCCGGCCGGACCCCCCGCCCTCGCCCGGACCCCTCCACCATGGGGCGTTCCCCGCTgcggccccccccagcccccgccgaccccagcctcccctccccaccagccccacgggGAAAGGGACCCCTCCCTGtgccaccctggggacccccaccagccccatggGGAACGGGacccccaccagccccatggCGACCGGGACCCCTCAGTGTGCCaccaccgggaccccccccagccccatggggagAGGGACCCCTCCCTGtgccaccctggggacccccaccagccccatggGGAACGGGacccccaccagccccatggCGACGGGGACCCCTCAGTGTGCCACCACCGGgacccccaccagccccactggGAGAGGGACCCCTCCCTGtgccaccctggggaccccccccagccccatggggacGGGGACCCCTCCCTGTGCCACCACTGGGACCCCCGCCAGCCCCACGGGGAGAGGGACCCCTCCCTGtgccaccctggggaccccccccagcccagccagggcagggccCCCCCATGCCACCAGCCCCATAGGGACAAGGCCCCCTCCCTGTGCCACTCTGgagagcccccccagccctgtgggGGCAGGGGCCCCCCCTCTGGCCAGCCCCACAGGGCCAGCACCCccccctccctgtgccccctGGGGGCCCCCCAGCCCGGTGGGGGCAGGGGCAGGCCCCCCCCCCACCATGCCTGGGCCAGGGCCCCTGCCCCCCGCCAGTCCCCCCAGGACGGggtgcccccctgccccccccgggTCGGGGTCCCCTGACAGCACTTGTggggcagagcccctgccccccCGCAGCACTCCCGGGCTCGGGTCCCCTGGCAACCCCCCCTGGCAGCCCCCCCCGGGCACCGAGGCGGCCGTGActctgcctccccccagcccccccagcaccctccaggATGAGGACGGACCCCCCCCGGACACCtatcccctccccagccccccggcAT GGCGcgtggggcaggagctggcccAGGGCGACTCGGGGCACAACGGCATCGGGGGCCACGAGCAGGGGGGCTGGCCGGCCCCCTGGgagcggggaccccccccaggggAG GGGGACGAGCCCAGCGACAGCATCTTCCCGCCACAGCCCCTGCACAAACCCAAGCCAG GCTTCGCCCTGCTGCTGGCCCGTGACGCCCCCCACCCGCAGCTGCCGGGGGGCACCAGCCCCCCCGCCGAGGACGAGGACCTCTCCCCCCACGCCGTGTAG